The Kineococcus mangrovi region GCCCCGCGGCCTCGCTCGTCGCGGACGTCGTCGAAGCCGGCCGCGCCCCCGACGACCTGCACGACCGGGCGTGGCAGATCCGGATGCTCACCGACCGGGAACGGCACGTGGTGGAGTCGCTGGCCAAGCGCATGCGCAAGGCGCGCAGCAAGCCCGAGGGCGAGCGCTTCGCCGCCATCGACGACCTGCAGGACCACCTCCTGCTCGCCGGCCGGGCGCACACCGACCGCATCGTCGCCGAGGCGTTCGCCGCCGCGATCGCGCGGTGCGAGGACCCGGCCGTCGCGGCCCTGCTCTCCGACGTCTGCGACCTGCACGTGCTGGCGCTGCTGGAGGCCGAGAAGGGCTGGTACCTGGAGCACCGCCGCATGACCACGTTGCGCGCCAAGGCCATCACGAGCGCCGTCAACGCGCTGTGCCGCAAGCTGCGCCCGCGCACCGAGGAACTGCTCGCCGGGTTCGGGACGCCGCGGCACTGGCTGGGGTCGCGCCTGGTCGGCTGACCGGGGGGCGCGTGCCGGTGCTGCGGGCGCGCTGAGGACGTAGCCTGCGTCCGTGCACGGTGAGTACAAGGTCCCGGGCGGCAAGCTCGTCGTCGTCGACCTCGACGTCCGGGACGGCCGGCTCGCCGACGTCCGGCTGAGCGGGGACTTCTTCCTCGAACCCGACGACGCCCTGGAGTCGATCGACGCGGCCCTGACGGGGTTGCCGGCCGACGCGGAGGCGGCCGACGTCGCCGGCCGGGTCCGTTCGGCCCTGCCCCGCGGCGCGGTGCTCCTGGGGTTCACCCCCGAGGCCGTCGCGACGACGGTCCGCCGCGCCGTCGGCGGGGCCACCGGCTGGCTCGACCACGACTGGCGGTTCGTCCACACCGGTCCGCAGTCCCCGCTGACGCACATGGCCCTCGACGAGGTGCTGACGCGGGAGGTGGCCGCGGGCCGGCGCGGGCCGACCCTGCGGGTGTGGGAGTGGGCGAGCCCGGCCGTCGTCCTCGGCAGCTTCCAGTCCGTGCTCAACGAGGTGGACCGCGAGGCCGCCGACCGGCTCGGGGTCGAGGTCGTGCGCCGGGTCTCCGGGGGCGGGGCGATGTTCGTCGAACCCGGGAACACCATCACGTACTCGCTCTACGCACCGGGTTCCCTCGTCGAGGGCCTGAGCTTCACCGAGTCCTACGCGTTCCTCGACGACTGGGTGCTCGTCGCCCTCGGCGACCTGGGGGTCAGGGCCTGGTACCAGCCCATCAACGACATCACGACCGACCAGGGCAAGATCGCCGGGGCGGCGCAGAAGCGGCTCGGTGACGGGACCGTCCTGCACCACGTGACGATGTCCTACGACATCGACGCCGCGAAGATGCTGCAGGTCCTGCGGATCGGCCGGGAGAAGCTGTCGGGCAAGGGGCTGGCCAGCGCCGCCAAGCGCGTCGACCCCCTGCGCCGGCAGACGGGCCTGCCGCGCGAGGAGGTCATCGACTCGATGGTCGCGACGTTCCGCCGCCAGTACGGGCTGACCGACGGGCCGCTGACGGAGGCCGAGCTCGCCGCGGCGGGCGAGCTCGTGCGCACGAAGTTCGCGACGCCGGCGTGGACCGGCCGCATCCCCTGAGGTCAGCCTCCGGCCACCGTGAACGCGGCCCCCGTCAGCGCGCGCAAGGATTCGACGTCCTCCCCCTCGGCGACGTCGACGAGCACCAACCCGGCGTCGGTG contains the following coding sequences:
- a CDS encoding lipoyl protein ligase domain-containing protein yields the protein MHGEYKVPGGKLVVVDLDVRDGRLADVRLSGDFFLEPDDALESIDAALTGLPADAEAADVAGRVRSALPRGAVLLGFTPEAVATTVRRAVGGATGWLDHDWRFVHTGPQSPLTHMALDEVLTREVAAGRRGPTLRVWEWASPAVVLGSFQSVLNEVDREAADRLGVEVVRRVSGGGAMFVEPGNTITYSLYAPGSLVEGLSFTESYAFLDDWVLVALGDLGVRAWYQPINDITTDQGKIAGAAQKRLGDGTVLHHVTMSYDIDAAKMLQVLRIGREKLSGKGLASAAKRVDPLRRQTGLPREEVIDSMVATFRRQYGLTDGPLTEAELAAAGELVRTKFATPAWTGRIP